In Arcanobacterium wilhelmae, the following are encoded in one genomic region:
- the nrdF gene encoding class 1b ribonucleoside-diphosphate reductase subunit beta encodes MTPPEFRLREGIVKAINWNKIEDEKDLEVWDRLTGNFWLPEKVPVSNDIPSWNTLAPHEQLMTTRVFTGLTLLDTVQGTVGAVSLIPDAVTPHEEAVYTNIAFMESVHAKSYSSIFSTLLSTDEINETFAWSEKNEHLQKKEKIVLDYYRGDDPEKRKVASTMLESFLFYSGFYAPMYWSSHGKLTNTADIIRLIIRDEAVHGYYIGYKYQVAVAKASKERQAELKDYTFELLEELYDNEVEYTASLYDEMGLTEDVKMFLRYNANKALMNLGYEALFTPEDTAVNPAILAALSPGADENHDFFSGSGSSYVIGAVEDTEDEDWDF; translated from the coding sequence ATGACGCCCCCAGAGTTTCGCCTTCGCGAAGGCATCGTCAAAGCCATCAACTGGAACAAGATCGAGGACGAAAAAGACCTCGAAGTATGGGATCGCCTCACCGGCAACTTCTGGTTGCCGGAAAAGGTGCCCGTCTCCAACGACATCCCCTCGTGGAACACACTCGCGCCCCACGAGCAGCTCATGACCACGCGCGTGTTCACCGGGCTCACGCTACTCGACACCGTGCAGGGAACCGTCGGCGCGGTCTCGCTCATCCCGGACGCTGTGACCCCGCACGAGGAAGCGGTTTATACGAACATCGCGTTCATGGAATCCGTGCACGCGAAGTCGTACTCGTCGATCTTCTCCACCCTGCTCTCCACCGACGAAATCAACGAAACGTTCGCATGGTCGGAAAAGAACGAACACCTGCAGAAGAAGGAAAAGATCGTCCTCGACTACTACCGCGGCGATGATCCAGAAAAGCGCAAAGTGGCCTCCACGATGCTTGAATCCTTCCTGTTCTACTCGGGGTTCTACGCGCCCATGTACTGGTCCAGCCACGGCAAGCTCACCAACACCGCCGACATTATTCGCCTCATTATTCGCGACGAAGCCGTACACGGCTACTACATCGGCTACAAGTACCAGGTGGCGGTGGCGAAGGCATCGAAGGAGCGCCAAGCTGAGCTCAAGGACTACACGTTCGAACTGCTCGAGGAACTCTACGACAACGAAGTGGAATACACCGCTTCGCTGTACGACGAGATGGGCCTCACCGAAGATGTCAAGATGTTCCTGCGGTACAACGCCAACAAGGCGCTCATGAACCTCGGCTACGAGGCGCTGTTCACGCCGGAAGACACGGCCGTGAACCCCGCGATCCTCGCTGCGCTCTCGCCGGGGGCCGACGAAAACCACGATTTCTTCTCGGGTTCTGGATCCTCCTACGTGATCGGAGCGGTGGAAGACACCGAAGATGAGGACTGGGATTTCTGA
- the hemL gene encoding glutamate-1-semialdehyde 2,1-aminomutase has product MTSIFERAKRVIPGGVDSPVRAFGSVGGAPVFIERAAGPYVYSAQREFVDLVGSWGPALLGHAHPEVVEVVREAAAKGLSFGAPTAAEVELAEVVAARVAPVEKVRFVSTGTEATMTAIRLARGFTGRDLIVKFAGCYHGHEDAMLVAAGSGVATFGMSSSAGVPAGTAADTVVLPYNDRDAVRALFAEHGERIAGIITESAAANMGVVAPLPGFNAFLKEQCAAAGALLIVDEVLTGFRVSPAGYWGLEQAEHPYEPDLFTFGKVIGGGMPIAALGGRADVMDYLAPLGPVYQAGTLSGNPLATAAGLATLHLADAGVYERINAASAAISDGISAALAAEGVTHHIQRAGSLFSVLFAEGEAHNYEEVAAQEQFRYPPFFHAFLENGVHLPPSIFEAYFVSATHSDEIVNRILEVAPIAAKAAAQAAA; this is encoded by the coding sequence ATGACCAGCATCTTTGAGCGCGCCAAGCGCGTGATCCCCGGCGGCGTGGATTCGCCCGTTCGAGCGTTCGGCTCGGTAGGTGGCGCGCCCGTCTTCATTGAGCGCGCGGCCGGCCCGTACGTGTACTCGGCGCAGCGCGAGTTCGTGGACCTCGTCGGCTCGTGGGGCCCGGCGCTCCTCGGGCACGCCCACCCGGAAGTTGTCGAGGTGGTGCGCGAGGCGGCGGCCAAGGGGCTGAGCTTCGGCGCGCCGACGGCGGCGGAGGTAGAACTCGCGGAAGTGGTGGCGGCGCGAGTGGCACCGGTGGAGAAGGTTCGCTTCGTTTCCACCGGCACCGAGGCCACGATGACGGCGATCCGTCTCGCACGTGGCTTCACCGGCCGCGACCTGATCGTGAAGTTCGCCGGCTGCTACCACGGGCACGAAGACGCGATGCTCGTGGCCGCAGGCTCGGGCGTGGCAACCTTCGGAATGAGCTCCTCGGCCGGCGTTCCCGCAGGTACCGCGGCTGACACGGTGGTGCTCCCATATAACGATCGCGACGCCGTCCGCGCGTTGTTCGCTGAGCATGGCGAGCGGATCGCTGGCATCATCACCGAGAGCGCGGCCGCCAACATGGGCGTAGTGGCGCCGCTACCCGGGTTCAATGCGTTCCTCAAGGAGCAGTGCGCGGCGGCGGGCGCGCTACTGATCGTGGACGAAGTGCTCACCGGTTTCCGCGTGAGCCCGGCCGGGTATTGGGGCCTCGAGCAGGCAGAACACCCGTACGAGCCCGACCTGTTTACCTTCGGCAAGGTGATTGGCGGCGGCATGCCGATCGCTGCGCTCGGCGGCCGCGCCGACGTCATGGACTATCTCGCGCCGCTCGGACCGGTGTACCAGGCGGGCACGCTTTCCGGGAACCCGCTCGCGACGGCGGCCGGGCTCGCAACCCTGCATCTCGCCGACGCCGGTGTGTACGAGCGGATCAATGCGGCCTCGGCTGCGATCTCGGACGGGATCTCGGCCGCGCTCGCAGCCGAGGGCGTGACACACCATATTCAGCGCGCCGGCTCACTATTCTCCGTGCTCTTCGCCGAGGGCGAGGCGCACAACTACGAGGAAGTGGCCGCCCAGGAGCAGTTCCGCTACCCGCCGTTCTTCCACGCCTTCCTGGAGAATGGGGTGCACCTGCCGCCGTCGATCTTCGAGGCGTATTTCGTGTCGGCCACGCACTCGGACGAGATCGTCAACCGGATCCTCGAGGTAGCGCCGATCGCCGCGAAGGCCGCGGCCCAAGCCGCGGCGTGA
- the fucO gene encoding lactaldehyde reductase, whose translation MVYRMIFNQTGYFGRGAVKSIPVEAKAHGFTKAFVVTDPVLIEAGVVKKITDVLDEGGISYEIFDNVQPNPPVEAIQDGVTKFRASGADFLIGLGGGSPQDTCKGIGIVVANPEFEDVLSLEGLSPTKNPSVPIFGVPTTAGTASETTINYVVTDTENKRKFVAVDPHDIPIVAFVDPDLTDSQPRSLKVATGLDALTHAVESYITPGAWILSDTLSLQTIRMIAANLRKSADGDVEAGEQMAYASYITGMAYSNVGLGLVHGMAHPLGGRLGVPHGVANGILLAPVMDYNKEFSGEKYRDIAAAFGVENAYTGDLEEVRDAAVQAVRDLTKDLGNPTTISEVGATEADIEALTADAIADVCTPGNPRKATEEEVRAIYTSLL comes from the coding sequence ATGGTCTACCGGATGATTTTCAATCAGACAGGTTACTTTGGTCGCGGCGCGGTGAAGTCGATCCCCGTAGAGGCAAAGGCGCACGGTTTTACGAAGGCATTCGTCGTCACCGATCCCGTGCTGATCGAGGCTGGCGTGGTGAAGAAAATTACCGACGTGCTCGACGAAGGCGGAATCTCATACGAGATTTTCGATAACGTGCAGCCGAACCCGCCGGTCGAGGCGATCCAGGACGGCGTGACGAAGTTCCGCGCGTCCGGCGCGGATTTCTTAATTGGCTTGGGTGGCGGTAGCCCGCAGGATACCTGCAAGGGTATCGGCATTGTGGTGGCAAACCCGGAGTTTGAGGACGTTCTCTCGCTTGAGGGTCTTTCGCCGACGAAGAACCCATCGGTTCCGATTTTTGGCGTGCCGACGACGGCGGGCACGGCTTCCGAGACGACGATCAATTACGTTGTGACCGACACGGAGAACAAGCGCAAGTTTGTGGCAGTGGACCCGCACGATATCCCGATCGTGGCATTCGTCGATCCGGACCTGACCGATTCGCAGCCGCGTAGCTTGAAGGTTGCCACCGGCCTCGACGCCCTCACCCACGCCGTCGAAAGCTACATCACGCCCGGCGCGTGGATCCTTTCGGATACCCTCTCGCTCCAGACAATCCGCATGATCGCGGCGAACCTGCGCAAGAGCGCCGACGGCGATGTGGAGGCTGGCGAGCAGATGGCCTACGCTTCGTACATCACGGGCATGGCGTACTCGAATGTGGGGCTCGGCCTGGTTCATGGCATGGCGCACCCGCTCGGTGGCCGCCTCGGGGTACCGCACGGCGTTGCGAACGGCATCCTGCTTGCGCCGGTGATGGACTACAACAAGGAGTTCTCGGGCGAAAAGTACCGCGATATTGCGGCCGCGTTCGGCGTGGAGAACGCCTACACTGGCGATCTTGAGGAGGTTCGCGACGCAGCAGTTCAGGCTGTTCGAGATCTGACGAAAGATCTGGGTAACCCCACCACGATTTCGGAGGTTGGCGCGACGGAAGCGGATATTGAGGCTTTGACGGCGGACGCCATCGCCGACGTCTGTACCCCTGGCAACCCGCGCAAGGCAACCGAAGAAGAGGTACGAGCGATCTACACCTCGCTTCTCTGA
- a CDS encoding HdeD family acid-resistance protein, which produces MARERSERTQNFFSTKNKWTWHPISILVGLAMAALGVVVIVKPNATLDLVAIIVGVVLLVRAVLEAFTSTKELGAGDKSSATVGYVIAGVLAIVGVVMLARPAFAVNGLFYVISVLLILDALTNFIRLRQLWVHNPVMAGIAGLAGVGAVAASVLVLTDYQASWFSQIVGVGVGLFALGLTYLMYGIAATGMAGRRTSPLEGEAAARTLEQRSREEGGHPTH; this is translated from the coding sequence ATGGCACGCGAGCGAAGCGAACGCACCCAAAACTTTTTCTCCACGAAGAACAAGTGGACCTGGCATCCCATCTCGATCCTTGTGGGTTTGGCGATGGCAGCGCTCGGCGTCGTCGTGATCGTCAAGCCCAACGCCACCCTCGACCTGGTGGCGATCATCGTGGGCGTTGTCCTGCTCGTTCGCGCGGTGCTCGAGGCTTTTACGTCGACGAAGGAGCTTGGCGCCGGCGATAAGTCCAGCGCAACCGTGGGCTACGTGATCGCCGGCGTGCTCGCGATCGTCGGCGTGGTGATGCTGGCGCGTCCAGCGTTTGCCGTGAACGGCCTGTTTTACGTGATCTCCGTGCTCTTGATCCTCGATGCGCTGACGAACTTCATTCGCCTGCGCCAGCTGTGGGTACACAACCCAGTGATGGCGGGCATCGCAGGACTGGCCGGAGTTGGCGCCGTCGCCGCATCCGTTCTGGTGCTCACGGACTACCAGGCCAGCTGGTTCAGCCAGATCGTTGGCGTGGGCGTGGGCCTGTTCGCCCTCGGGCTCACCTACCTGATGTATGGGATCGCAGCCACTGGCATGGCTGGCCGGCGCACTTCGCCGCTGGAAGGAGAGGCCGCCGCCCGCACACTCGAGCAGCGGTCACGTGAAGAAGGTGGACACCCAACGCACTGA
- a CDS encoding SDR family oxidoreductase, with the protein MDLHLTDKVFIVTGAFKGIGKGIALQLAREGAVVVAISRDSKGTSLPAYVEEISAITDRHAEYVFDLGETEKIGPTIDEVYATYGRIDGIVNNAGVNDNKDLESTSWQDFEASLHYNLTHYYETVHAAVGYLKESKGAVLNIGSKTALTGQGKTSAYAAAKGAILGLTREWAAALVKDEVRVNAIVVAESWTPLYADWIKTFGDKEAQDARLKVITDKIPLGHRMTSTEEIADTAVFLLSDRSSHTTGQWVNVDGGYINLDRALD; encoded by the coding sequence ATGGACCTGCATCTGACCGACAAAGTTTTTATCGTCACCGGCGCTTTCAAGGGTATCGGTAAGGGAATCGCACTGCAGCTAGCACGCGAGGGCGCGGTGGTTGTGGCGATTTCGCGCGATTCAAAGGGCACCTCGCTTCCGGCTTATGTGGAAGAAATCTCTGCCATCACGGACCGCCACGCAGAGTACGTTTTCGATCTGGGTGAGACCGAAAAGATCGGGCCGACCATCGACGAAGTGTACGCCACATACGGGCGAATCGATGGAATCGTGAACAACGCTGGTGTGAACGATAACAAGGATCTTGAGAGTACGTCGTGGCAGGATTTTGAGGCGTCGCTCCACTACAACCTCACCCACTACTACGAAACCGTGCACGCCGCCGTCGGGTATCTGAAAGAATCCAAGGGCGCCGTGCTCAATATCGGATCGAAGACTGCCCTCACCGGCCAGGGCAAGACCAGCGCATACGCGGCAGCAAAGGGAGCCATCCTCGGCCTCACTCGCGAATGGGCTGCGGCGCTGGTAAAAGACGAAGTGCGTGTGAACGCCATCGTCGTGGCAGAATCGTGGACCCCGCTTTACGCCGACTGGATCAAAACTTTCGGAGATAAGGAAGCGCAGGATGCGCGCCTGAAGGTCATCACCGACAAGATCCCGCTCGGCCACCGCATGACCTCCACCGAAGAAATCGCCGATACCGCGGTGTTCCTGCTCTCTGATCGTTCCTCGCACACCACGGGCCAGTGGGTGAATGTGGACGGCGGCTACATCAACCTCGATCGCGCGCTGGACTAG
- a CDS encoding LacI family DNA-binding transcriptional regulator, producing MAGHVVMADVARLAGVSSQTVSRVLSGKATVSPGTRQKVERAIEALNYRPNFAASALASGSSAMVGVLMLGKLSFGRADSYLQLVQLQSDLGSFVTALSVDPTDSTALRRAVDFFVAAKARAIVVMGQSVRAVRELSTYIQIPWVAVVNGELPEGRFAAVQLEQREATTALLGHLRSVSGGPIVHISPGVEDIDAHLRRETYVEFCTAHGVDPLVIRVPDWSADSGEVGACSLSGVSFGAVFAANDYLALGVARGLRKRGLEPGRDYALAGFDDTQLAQLSSPALTTVRQNYDVLAHAISSQIERVVQGEEAPTVVLENSLVVRESSAGSAK from the coding sequence GTGGCTGGGCACGTTGTAATGGCGGATGTTGCGCGTTTGGCGGGTGTTTCGTCGCAAACCGTTTCGCGCGTGCTTTCGGGGAAGGCAACAGTTTCGCCTGGGACTCGCCAGAAGGTTGAGCGGGCGATCGAGGCACTGAACTACCGGCCCAACTTTGCTGCGAGCGCCCTTGCTTCTGGTTCGTCTGCGATGGTTGGCGTGTTGATGTTGGGGAAGCTTTCCTTCGGCCGAGCTGATTCATATCTGCAGCTCGTGCAGCTGCAGAGCGATTTGGGGAGCTTTGTGACAGCGCTGTCGGTGGATCCGACGGATTCGACGGCGCTTCGGCGTGCGGTGGATTTTTTTGTTGCCGCGAAGGCTCGTGCGATTGTTGTGATGGGGCAAAGTGTGCGTGCCGTTCGTGAGCTCAGCACCTATATCCAGATCCCGTGGGTTGCGGTGGTGAATGGCGAACTCCCGGAGGGACGTTTTGCGGCGGTTCAGTTGGAGCAGCGTGAGGCAACGACGGCGCTGCTCGGCCATCTCCGCTCGGTGAGTGGTGGCCCGATCGTCCATATTTCGCCTGGTGTTGAGGATATTGATGCGCATCTGAGGCGTGAAACCTATGTTGAGTTTTGTACCGCTCATGGCGTGGATCCCTTGGTGATCCGCGTGCCTGATTGGAGTGCAGATTCTGGTGAAGTGGGGGCATGTTCTCTTTCTGGCGTGAGTTTTGGCGCCGTTTTTGCGGCGAACGATTACCTTGCGTTGGGGGTGGCTCGAGGGCTTCGCAAGCGCGGCCTCGAACCTGGCCGCGATTATGCGCTCGCTGGGTTTGATGATACGCAGCTTGCTCAGCTTTCTTCCCCGGCCCTGACCACGGTTCGCCAGAATTATGATGTGTTAGCTCATGCTATTTCAAGCCAGATTGAGCGTGTGGTGCAGGGCGAAGAGGCGCCAACTGTGGTGCTGGAGAACAGCCTGGTGGTTCGAGAGTCCTCCGCTGGAAGCGCAAAGTAA
- a CDS encoding GNAT family N-acetyltransferase encodes MIQISPALPSDTAAIVALRRSREAWMRERGVHQWLAKHLPAEEIEEQVAAGLWWVVRAGSVEGLLPDAGGSAGAGGSARTGLPGSPAFTNAGPQPANIGAPASSEICPETAVGAVRIEESDELIGDPSVYAIYPHSLMSDPRLSGNGIGAGIVREVERIARERGAEQIRIDCMDWLVDFYRGFGYVPTGEKVDYDDGIISNVMVLELR; translated from the coding sequence ATGATTCAGATCTCCCCTGCTTTGCCGTCCGACACCGCCGCTATCGTTGCGCTCCGCCGCTCGCGCGAGGCGTGGATGCGCGAGCGCGGCGTCCACCAGTGGCTGGCGAAGCACCTGCCCGCCGAGGAGATCGAGGAGCAGGTTGCGGCCGGCTTGTGGTGGGTAGTGCGTGCGGGGAGCGTGGAGGGCCTACTTCCCGACGCCGGTGGCTCGGCTGGCGCCGGAGGTTCGGCTCGCACCGGCTTACCTGGCTCCCCCGCCTTCACCAACGCGGGCCCGCAACCAGCGAACATCGGCGCACCGGCGTCGTCGGAAATTTGCCCCGAAACAGCGGTGGGCGCGGTGCGGATCGAGGAGAGCGACGAGCTGATCGGGGATCCGAGCGTGTACGCGATCTATCCACACTCGCTGATGAGCGACCCACGCCTGTCCGGAAACGGGATCGGCGCGGGGATTGTGCGCGAGGTGGAACGTATCGCCCGCGAGCGCGGCGCGGAGCAGATCCGGATCGACTGTATGGATTGGCTGGTCGATTTTTACCGTGGGTTCGGCTACGTCCCCACGGGCGAGAAGGTCGATTACGACGATGGCATCATCTCGAATGTGATGGTCCTCGAGTTACGTTAA
- a CDS encoding NYN domain-containing protein → MDRYAIIVDAGYFYAAGFTAIESPNLHRANVRLTDPRKLLENLKQKAEDLADANNLLRVYWYDAPISGGMTPDQAELSQLPSLKLRLGVMNGHGQQKGVDSLIVTDLVELARQRAISDAIVISGDEDIRVGVAIAQSYGVRVHVLGIGDTQKNMSNGLRQEADTVAELNAQWFEHVFTRLENTENQYIEVPAESVPDPWKSIVDNLLANRDRAELTGIVALIESSGGIPAEYDRPFIGALGKFEKRRLSPEELAEARKIFRERLAELILLKSAE, encoded by the coding sequence ATGGATCGCTACGCAATCATTGTCGATGCTGGCTATTTTTACGCTGCAGGATTCACAGCAATAGAGTCCCCCAATTTACATCGTGCGAACGTCCGATTGACAGACCCACGCAAATTGCTCGAGAACCTGAAACAGAAAGCGGAGGATCTGGCGGACGCCAACAATTTGCTTCGCGTCTACTGGTACGACGCACCTATTTCTGGAGGGATGACTCCGGATCAAGCGGAGTTATCGCAGCTCCCGTCACTAAAACTGCGACTCGGCGTAATGAACGGACACGGACAACAGAAGGGTGTAGATTCCCTCATTGTCACGGATCTTGTCGAATTAGCGCGTCAACGCGCGATTTCTGACGCAATTGTTATTTCTGGCGATGAGGATATCCGTGTGGGTGTGGCGATCGCCCAGTCTTATGGCGTTCGTGTTCATGTTCTTGGCATCGGCGATACCCAAAAGAACATGAGCAACGGATTGAGACAGGAGGCAGACACTGTTGCCGAGCTTAACGCTCAGTGGTTTGAGCATGTATTCACCCGTTTGGAAAATACTGAGAACCAATACATTGAGGTGCCGGCTGAGAGTGTCCCCGATCCATGGAAATCCATCGTCGATAATTTGCTAGCAAACCGTGATCGCGCCGAATTGACCGGGATTGTGGCCCTCATCGAATCGTCCGGAGGTATCCCAGCGGAGTACGATCGACCTTTCATCGGTGCCCTCGGCAAGTTTGAGAAACGCCGTCTTTCACCGGAAGAGCTTGCAGAAGCACGCAAGATCTTCAGGGAAAGGCTTGCAGAATTAATTCTGCTCAAGTCCGCGGAGTGA
- a CDS encoding amidohydrolase family protein: protein MLKLIDAHFHLWDPARQELPWLAGVPSLNRAYVIEQLESEYDALGVEFLGGVYVEVDAPDELLEDRLVGANPSPKILGKVLHSMPGPYMRVPLQAVGIRYPLHTPSAASGTVLMPDFQAGLALLEKAGLTFDLVNRGDDIEEMSEAFSRYPKLRLIIDHLGNIRTLDRKTRAAIEKLAQLPHVYVKVSGDDPVSSEVVKFVLDTFGRERMLWASNWPVVTLNSSLREHFELAYSIFGDDPDFFENNARAAYGLDQQKGRE from the coding sequence ATGCTAAAACTGATCGATGCTCACTTCCACCTGTGGGATCCCGCGCGCCAAGAGCTCCCGTGGCTCGCAGGCGTACCCTCGCTGAACAGGGCATATGTGATTGAGCAGTTGGAAAGCGAATACGACGCACTGGGAGTGGAGTTTCTCGGCGGTGTTTATGTGGAAGTTGATGCTCCCGATGAGCTCCTCGAAGATCGGCTCGTGGGCGCGAACCCGTCGCCGAAGATCCTCGGTAAAGTACTCCACTCAATGCCCGGACCGTACATGCGTGTTCCGCTCCAAGCCGTGGGCATTCGCTACCCGCTACACACGCCGTCGGCGGCGAGCGGAACTGTGCTCATGCCTGACTTCCAGGCAGGCCTAGCGCTCCTGGAGAAAGCGGGCCTGACCTTCGACCTTGTCAATCGCGGCGATGATATCGAGGAAATGAGCGAAGCGTTCTCGAGGTATCCGAAGCTGAGGCTGATCATCGACCACCTCGGCAACATCCGCACGCTGGACCGCAAAACCCGGGCCGCCATCGAAAAGCTGGCGCAACTGCCGCATGTCTACGTGAAGGTCTCGGGTGACGATCCGGTTTCGTCCGAAGTCGTGAAATTTGTGCTCGATACCTTCGGGCGCGAGCGGATGCTGTGGGCATCAAACTGGCCGGTGGTCACGCTGAACTCCTCGCTGCGCGAGCACTTTGAACTCGCCTACTCGATCTTCGGCGACGATCCGGACTTTTTCGAAAACAATGCGCGAGCCGCATACGGGCTCGACCAACAGAAAGGACGCGAATAA
- a CDS encoding dihydrodipicolinate synthase family protein, translated as MPMRSGVYCPTITITDDSGRIDREKWGQHLDHLIDAGITGILVFGSIGEFYSFSMEEKKDAVAFAAEHVAGRVPLYVGVGATRVADVVELANYCEGYEVAGLFLISPYYFGPSHATAKEFFTTVANATTLPIVLYNFPARTGTDLSPALVAELASSCPNIVGLKDTVDNISHTRAVIEAVAKVAPEFRVFSGFDEYYTVNRIAGGAGVVSGLTNVEPETFVALHKAYEAANFAGVVGAASRISHLMALYGTTDLFISAIKGAVKAAGLEIATQINAPATQLNEEQERTITRIIG; from the coding sequence ATGCCTATGCGCTCCGGAGTATACTGTCCCACCATCACGATCACCGACGACTCGGGCCGGATCGACCGCGAAAAATGGGGACAACACCTCGACCACCTGATCGACGCCGGAATCACCGGAATTCTTGTTTTCGGCTCGATCGGTGAGTTCTACTCCTTCAGCATGGAGGAGAAAAAGGACGCCGTGGCATTCGCGGCCGAGCACGTGGCAGGCAGAGTACCGCTCTACGTGGGTGTGGGCGCCACGCGGGTTGCCGACGTCGTCGAACTCGCCAACTACTGCGAAGGGTACGAGGTTGCTGGACTGTTCCTGATCAGCCCCTACTATTTCGGGCCCTCGCACGCCACCGCCAAGGAATTCTTCACCACGGTTGCCAACGCCACAACGTTGCCGATCGTGTTGTACAACTTCCCTGCTCGCACCGGAACCGATCTCAGCCCAGCGCTCGTGGCGGAACTCGCGTCGAGTTGCCCGAACATCGTCGGACTCAAAGACACCGTCGATAACATCTCGCACACGCGCGCCGTGATCGAGGCCGTCGCGAAAGTCGCGCCGGAGTTCCGTGTGTTCTCCGGATTCGACGAGTACTACACCGTGAACCGGATCGCCGGAGGAGCCGGCGTCGTCTCCGGACTAACCAACGTGGAACCCGAAACCTTCGTTGCGCTCCACAAAGCATACGAAGCGGCTAACTTCGCCGGTGTTGTTGGAGCAGCATCGCGCATCTCCCACCTCATGGCCCTCTACGGAACCACAGACCTCTTTATCTCCGCGATCAAAGGTGCAGTCAAAGCCGCCGGGCTCGAGATTGCCACCCAGATCAACGCCCCGGCTACCCAGCTCAACGAGGAGCAGGAGCGGACAATCACACGCATCATCGGCTGA
- a CDS encoding enolase C-terminal domain-like protein, translating to MTRITAVKTYDLRFPTSNTLSGSDAMNKDPDYSSAYVEVSTDADDGITGVGFVFTIGRGNDIVCAAIDTMAHALVGRNVEELLDNMRIAWDLLVHDSQLRWLGPEKGVAHMAIGALLSALWDIKAKRAGKPLWRLLGEMEPEELVSTLDFRYLTDALRPEEAIDILRDGQRGKQERIANLLEVGYPGYSTAAGWLGYSDEKMIRIAKEETQGKGFTLIKLKVGQNIDDDLRRLALAREAIGPDVRLAVDANQVWDVPQAIEWINAFHEYDLAWVEEPTSPDDVLGHATIARAIDPIPVATGEQMQNRVLYKQYLQANAFGIMQIDATRVAGPQELVLEYLLAAKFGKPVCPHAGGVGLCEAVAHFAMFDYVAVSGTTEGRVIEYVDNQHEHFVHPTEIRNGNYVAPTAPGNGTDMTLETARKYVYQGN from the coding sequence ATGACTCGAATTACGGCTGTCAAAACTTATGATCTGCGCTTCCCAACCTCGAATACGCTCTCGGGTTCGGATGCGATGAACAAGGACCCGGACTACTCATCCGCATACGTCGAAGTGAGTACCGACGCGGATGACGGCATCACCGGTGTCGGCTTCGTGTTCACTATCGGACGCGGAAACGACATCGTGTGTGCAGCAATCGACACAATGGCACACGCGCTTGTGGGGCGAAACGTGGAGGAGCTCCTGGACAACATGCGCATCGCCTGGGATCTGCTTGTCCATGATTCGCAACTCCGTTGGCTTGGCCCGGAAAAGGGCGTGGCACACATGGCGATCGGCGCGCTCCTTTCCGCTCTCTGGGACATCAAGGCGAAGCGTGCCGGCAAGCCCCTGTGGAGGTTGCTCGGCGAGATGGAACCCGAGGAACTCGTTTCCACACTCGATTTCCGTTACCTTACCGACGCGCTCCGGCCCGAAGAAGCCATTGACATCCTCCGCGATGGTCAGCGTGGAAAGCAGGAGCGTATCGCGAACCTGCTTGAGGTGGGCTACCCGGGTTACTCGACAGCGGCCGGCTGGCTCGGCTACTCGGATGAAAAGATGATCCGGATCGCCAAGGAAGAAACCCAGGGCAAAGGCTTCACACTGATCAAGCTGAAGGTGGGCCAGAATATCGACGATGATCTTCGCCGTCTCGCCCTTGCCCGCGAAGCGATTGGCCCAGATGTACGCCTCGCGGTCGATGCGAACCAAGTGTGGGACGTTCCGCAGGCAATCGAGTGGATTAACGCATTCCACGAGTATGACCTCGCCTGGGTGGAAGAGCCCACCTCTCCCGACGACGTCCTCGGGCACGCAACAATCGCCCGCGCAATCGATCCGATCCCAGTGGCAACCGGCGAGCAGATGCAAAACCGTGTGCTGTACAAGCAGTACCTGCAGGCCAACGCGTTCGGGATCATGCAGATTGATGCTACGCGAGTGGCCGGCCCGCAAGAGCTTGTGCTCGAATACCTCCTCGCCGCGAAGTTCGGCAAGCCAGTGTGCCCCCACGCCGGCGGTGTGGGCCTGTGCGAGGCTGTCGCCCATTTCGCCATGTTCGATTACGTTGCGGTCTCCGGCACCACCGAGGGTCGAGTGATCGAGTACGTGGACAACCAGCACGAACATTTCGTTCACCCCACCGAGATTCGAAACGGCAACTATGTTGCCCCGACGGCGCCCGGCAACGGCACCGACATGACTCTCGAAACCGCTCGAAAGTACGTGTACCAAGGAAACTGA